TCCGCAGCGCCCCCCGGACCGGATCGGGCTCCCCGGGCGGAGAGGGACGGTGCCGGCGTGGGGGAGTGCTCCCCGCCCCGTGCCCGGCTGCGCCCACGGCCGCGGGCACCCGCCCTCCGGCCGTCATCGGGCGCTCTCGGCCGGCTCGTCGTTCCCCGCCGAACCGTACGGCGCGCGGCCCGAGTCGTCGTCCGGTGCGGCGAACACGGCACGGTACCCGGGCAGTTCCCACAACGCGGCATGCGGGCCCACCGCCCGGACGCGGCCATCGTCGAGCCAGGCCACGAGGTCGGCCCGAGCCGCCGACGAGACCCGGTGGGCGACGACCAGACGGGTGCCGGGCCGGACCTGGTGCAGCAGGGCCTGGGCGACCCGGCGCTCGGTGACGCTGTCCAGGCTCGATGTGGCGTCGTCCAGGACGAGCAGCCGTCCGGCGTGCGCGAAGGCCCGTGCGAGACCCAGTCGTTGCGCCTCGCCGCCGGACAGCGGCGCGCGGTCCAGCGGCGTGTCGTAGCCCTCCGGCAGCCGCCGGACGAAGGCGTCGGCGTCCGCGGCCCGGGCGGCGGCGACCACCTCGGCAGGGGGTGGGGCGTACGGCCCGAAGGCGATGCAGTCCGCGACGGTCGTGCCGAGCAGCGCGGGCCGTTCGAAGGCGTATGTCACCTCCCGGCGCAGGACTGCGGGGTCGATCTCCGCGACGGGGACGCCGTCCAGGTGGACCGTGCCGGTGGCGGCGTCCGCCAGCCGACCGGGCAGCCCGGCCAGGGCGTCCCGCGGGCTGCGAAACGCGCCGCCCCGCGGTCACGCGCCGCGCTGCGACCACGCGCCGCGCCCGACTCCGCTCACCGTCGCGGCGCGTGGGCGGACCTTCAGCGGCACGGCCTCCCGTGGCTGCAGCGGCCCCCGGCCGTCGGCACCCTCATGGACGTGCAGTACGAACGTGCGGCCAAGGCCGAACCGCTGAACGTCCCGCTGCACGTTGCGCGGAGGCCTGCCGCGGAACGAGCCGCGGACACGTGTCGCCAAGGCGTGCCGGGCATGAACGGCCCGATGGCCGCGGCTCCTCGTGCAGCTGCGCCTGCCCGCGCGGTCACGGAGCGGCCGCGTCCTGCGGAAGCCGTTCGCGCAGTGTGGCGGCGAACTCCTCGGCGCGGGCGAGCCGGACGCGCAGGTCCGCCACGGCCCGCTGAGCGTCCTGCTCGAAGGCGCGGATCCGCCCGAGCAGTTCGGCGCGCTCCGCGGCGGGCAGTTCCTCGCCGGAGTCGAGGCGGTCGGTCGCGGCGAGCAGTTCGCGCATCTGGTCCAGGGTGAAGCCCAGCGGCTTCATCCGGCGGATCACCATCAGGCGGGCGACGTCGGCCTCGGTATAGAGGCGGAACCCGCCCTGGGACCGGGCGGACGGGCTGACCAGGCCGGTCTCCTCGTAGTGCCGGATGGTGCGCAGCGACAGCTCGGTCCGCGCGGCGACCTCGCCGATCTGCATGTGCCCGCGGCTCATGGGAGGGCCATGTCTGCCGCGGTCCTCCTCGGTGGGGTCGTGACCTCGCACCCGCCCGCCTTCCTCGTCCCGGCCGCCCTCGCGAAGGGCGGCTGCCGTCTCTGCCGTCTCTACCGTAACGTTAGGGTAGAGTTGTCGTGCCGGGTCGGCCCGTGGGCCGGCCCCTTGCCGTGGTGCGGGGACATCCTCCCGCACTTCCCCGCCGCGCCGGGGCCGACGACGCCCCCGGACGACACCGAGCCCGCAGGAGAGAGCGTGCGCATGCCCATGGTGCCGAGCGCCGCCGCCTGCCCGCCCTGATGCCTCGTCCCCGAGCGGCGTCCGGGCCTTCGGGACCGGCGGCCGCAGCCGCCCCCTGCCCCTGAGTCCGCCGCCGGCGGACGCCGCGGAAGGCCGCCCGGCCTCCCGCGCCCCTCCTGCGCGCCCCAGGTGATGCCGGGCGTGCCCGAGCACGACAGGTTCTGCCTCCGTTGTCTTCCTCCGCACCGTCCCCGGCCGCCATGCTGCGTGGCCTGAAGCCCGACTGGCTGTCCGATCCGCGCGTCTGGCGCACCGAGATCCTGGCCGGCCTGGTCGTCGCCCTGGCGCTGATCCCCGAGGCGATC
The Streptomyces tirandamycinicus DNA segment above includes these coding regions:
- a CDS encoding MerR family transcriptional regulator translates to MSRGHMQIGEVAARTELSLRTIRHYEETGLVSPSARSQGGFRLYTEADVARLMVIRRMKPLGFTLDQMRELLAATDRLDSGEELPAAERAELLGRIRAFEQDAQRAVADLRVRLARAEEFAATLRERLPQDAAAP